One part of the Anaerofustis stercorihominis DSM 17244 genome encodes these proteins:
- a CDS encoding SPL family radical SAM protein: MTIKEITCKSAINRISNSRLPYHLDLNVYRGCTHGCKYCYAIYSNRYLQSDNFFGDVFVKTNIVEVLEKELRRKRNKDVINLGSVTDSYQPIEEKYKIMPEILKLMIKYEQPVIISTKSDLILRDIELIDELSRLTYVNIASTITVMDEDRRRIIEPGSVSSKRRVNMLREMKKTKASRAIHTMPIMPYITDDRDNLEEIFAYGKDIDINYILTGPLNLKGDTKKVFMDFVKDYFHDEYENVKNVYGKGAYVSKEYKEEMYKKINDVRRKYEVSGNYMKGIRDFKKSIEVEQLSLF, encoded by the coding sequence ATGACAATAAAAGAAATAACATGTAAAAGCGCGATAAACAGGATATCAAATTCAAGACTCCCCTATCATCTTGATTTAAATGTATACAGAGGCTGTACTCACGGATGTAAATACTGCTATGCAATATATTCCAACAGATACTTACAGTCGGATAATTTTTTCGGAGATGTTTTTGTTAAAACAAATATAGTCGAAGTCCTTGAAAAGGAACTCAGAAGAAAGAGAAATAAAGATGTCATAAACTTGGGAAGCGTCACCGATTCTTATCAGCCCATAGAAGAAAAGTATAAAATAATGCCCGAGATACTAAAGCTGATGATAAAATACGAACAGCCTGTCATTATCTCCACAAAATCGGATTTGATACTGAGGGATATCGAACTCATAGATGAACTTTCAAGGCTGACTTATGTAAATATCGCTTCAACAATAACCGTAATGGATGAAGACAGGAGAAGGATAATAGAACCCGGCAGCGTAAGCTCAAAAAGAAGAGTGAATATGCTCAGAGAAATGAAGAAAACCAAAGCCAGCCGAGCTATCCATACCATGCCCATAATGCCGTATATAACCGATGACAGAGATAATCTGGAGGAAATTTTTGCCTATGGAAAAGACATTGACATAAATTATATACTTACCGGTCCCCTTAATTTAAAAGGAGATACAAAAAAAGTATTTATGGATTTCGTAAAGGATTATTTCCACGATGAATATGAAAATGTCAAGAACGTATACGGCAAAGGTGCTTACGTATCAAAAGAATATAAAGAAGAAATGTATAAAAAAATAAATGATGTAAGAAGAAAGTATGAAGTCAGCGGGAATTACATGAAAGGTATAAGAGATTTTAAAAAGAGTATTGAAGTTGAACAACTTTCATTATTTTAA